The sequence below is a genomic window from Streptomyces cinnamoneus.
GAAGCTCCTTCCGGGTACGTCGGTGGGCACCGGACCGGCTTGCCCCGCACGCCCGGCACAAACCTCGGAGCGGCCGTGCGCTCCCGCGCGCGGGCAGACAGGGGCCGGGCACACGTCGTCGCGCCGGGCGACGGCGAGGCCGTCTGCCCGGCGCGGGGGACGGTGCCCCCGGGCATGAGACCACCCCCGGACCCCGATTCCGGGAAGGCGGGCCGCGGGCCCCCGGATCTCGCCCGCGGGGCGGCCTCCCGAGGGGCGTTCAGCGCCGCAGGTAGCAGCGCGTGGTGGTGCCGCCCGGCCGCGTGTGGGTGCGGACGAGGTCGCTGACGTAGTGGACGAGCAACAGCCCCCGGCCCCCCGGCCGGTCGGGCGGCGGCGGGCAGCGGCCCGCCAGCGGATCGCCGATGTGACCGCCGTCCTCGACCTGCCACACCAGGTGTTCGTCCTCGGCCCAGATCCGGATGACGCCGGTGCCGCCGCCGTGGACCACGCTGTTGGTGGTCAGCTCGGCGACGGCCAGCGTGAGGTCGTCGCGGCGGCCGTCGCCGAGGCCGAGCGCGACGGCGTGCTCGATGACGAAGTGCCGGGCGTCGGGAAGCAGGGCGGCGTCGAAGGAGAAGGAGAACACCGGGACGCCGGACGGGCGGGACAGGGGCTGGTTGTACGAGGCGATGACGTGGTCCGGGGCGTAGGACCCGCTGGGGAGGTGCTCACCGTCGGCCACGACGACGGGGTGCGTGGCGCGGGCGTCCACCAGCACCTGCGGCGCCAGCCGCGCCGTGTCGTAGGGGCACACGATGGTGACCCGGCGGCCGGTGAAGGCGTGGTTGATCAGCGCCTCGTGCTGGACACAGGCGGGGTACTCCTCCGCGGAGCGCCCGAACCACACGGGCTCGCCGATGATGCGGACGTGCGCCCCGGGGTGGGCGTCGGCAAAGGCCCGCAGCACGCGCGGGATGATCCGCCCGGGGTTGCGACCGGCCTGTTGCATGTCGATGAACCGCACCGGCGCACCGTCCTCGCCCAGCTCACCGCGCAGCAACTCCAGGTTCTCCCGGGGCACGGCCACGGCCACCGGCTCCCCGGCGTCGAGCCCCGCCCGGATGAAGGGCACGTTGACGGCGAGGTATTCCGACTGGTTCCGGTAGAACAACGCCGGGTGTACGAACAGCTCCGCCTCCGCCGTCACGTCGTTCACACCGTCACCTCGATCGCTGCCAGCTCCGACCAGAACGTCTCCAAAGTACGGCGGAGCGAGGGCGGCGGCCGGTCGACGATGACCCGGCGCCCGGAGCCGAGCCGCTGAGCCATGCAGGCCAGCGCGGTGGCACCGGCGACGTCGATGAAGGTGACGGCCGCGAGCTCCAGGCACGGGTCCTTGCCCAGGCCCGGCAGCGATTCCAGCGCACCCTCCCACGTCGGGTGCGTGCTCAGACTGACTTCCCCCGCCATGCGCAGACCGGGCCGTTCCACGAGCAGCCCGACGCACAGTGCCGCCCGCAGTGACGGGCCACCGTAGTCCGTGCCCTCGCCGTACGGGACGTCCCCAGGTCTCATAGGCTCTCCCCGCGCATTCGGTGGGTCATTGCTCCGCGAGCATGTGGGTCCGCAGCCGGCCCAGGGTGCGGCTCAGCAGCCGGGAGACGTGCATCTGCGAGATGCCCAGCTCCGCTCCGATCTGGGACTGCGTCATCTCCTGCCCGAACCGCATTCCCAGGATGCGCCGCTCCCGGTCGTCCAGCTCGGGCAGCAGCCGCTTGAGGACGTGGAGGTTCTCGACCTTTTCCAGGTTCTCGTCCACGGTGCCGATGCGCTCGTCCCAGGAGCGCGAGCTCAACTGGTGGTGCGGGGCGCTTTCGGCGCGCATGTCGAGTGAGTTGGCCCGGTAGCCGTTGCTGGCGATCTGGGCCTCGATGATCTCCTCTTCCGAGAGGTCCATCACCTCGGCCAGTTCCCTGACGCTGGGGGAGCGGCCGAGGTGCCCGGACAGTTCGTCCGTCGCCTTCGCCAGCTCGACCCGCAGCTCCTGCAGACGCCGCGGCACGTGCACGGCCCAACTGGTGTCCCGGAAGAATCGCTTGATCTCGCCGGTGACATACGGAATGGCGAAGGTGGTGAATTCCACCTCGCGCATCAGGTCGAATCGGTCGATCGCCTTGATGAGACCGATGGTGCCGACCTGGACGATGTCCTCCATCTGTTCCGCGCGGGTCCTGAACCGGCCGGCGACGAAGCGGACCAGTGAAAGGTTCATCTCTATGAGGGTGTTGCGTACGTACTGGTATTCGTGTGTGCCCTCCTCCAGAGCTCCCAGCCGGTCGAGGAAGATCTTGGTCAGTGCCCTGGCGTCCTTGGGGTCGACGCTGCCGGCGTCCTCAAGCAGGGGAAGCGCGCCCTCCAGGGGCTCGCTCTTGTCCGTGCCGCTCGGCTCGGCCGTCGCCGGCTTGGCCGCACTGATGCTGGTCACGCGCACCCTCCTTCGCTCTGCTGTCAGTTCGGCTTCTGCCCGGTGTCCGCGCGGTCACACCCCTTTGCTCGAACGGCTTCGCACCGTGCGTCCGCCGGGACACGCATCGGGCCGTCGAGCGGCAACTCGACGGCCCGGACGTGCTGGAGCACGCGGTGCGGCTCCACATCACCATCGGTACCAGCGGCCCCGGCTGCCGCCGGTGCCGGCGGAACGCATGACGAAGCCGAGGAGCCAGATCACCAGAACGGCGACCGCGAACCACCACAGCACCTTGATGGCGAATCCGGCGCCGAAAAGGAGCAGGGCGAGGAGCAGGACGAGAAGCAGGGGAACCATAGTCATCAACCTCCAACAAGTCGTCTTCCCGGTAATTCGCTTTTTACGCCCGTCCTTTCCCGCGCATTGTGGTCCGCCGCGTTGCGCGTTTGCATACGGCGGCCAGGGGCACCCGTTGGATGGCTGTAGCCGAAACGTTCACAACAAAGCCGTGGAATGAAGGAGTTGAAGATGAGCGCCAGTGAGAAGGCGAAGGCGAAGGGGGAGCAGACCGTGGGGAAGGTCAAGAAGGAGGCGGGCCGCATGGTCGGAAACGAGAGCAAGGCCGCCGAGGGCCGGGCCGAGGAGGCGAAGGGGAATCTGCGGGGGGCGAAGGAGAAGGTGAAGGACGCCTTCGAGGACTGACGTCGACCGGTTTCGTCCATTCCGCCGAGAAACGCGCGGGCCCCGGCCTTCCGGCCGGGGCCCGTTCCGTCGTCTTCCGCCGTCGGCGCCGTTCCCGGCGCGCTCCGGCGCGACGGCGGGCGCGGGCGCTCAGACCCGGCCGCGCCACTGCCCCGTCTCGAGGCCGCGGGACTCGATGAAGCTCTTGAAGCGCTCCAGATCCCCCTTGGTCTGGCGGCGGACGAAGCCGAGCTTGTCGCCGACGGTGTCGACGACGCCGTCCGGGTCGTGGTCGAACTGCACCATGACCTTGGTGCGCTCCGGCGTCAGACGGTGGAAGGTGACCACACCGGCCTGGCGGACCTCGCCGGCCACGGTCGTCCACGCCACCCGCTCGTCGGGGATCTGCTCGGTGATCACCGCGTCGAACTCCCGTCGGACGCCGCCGGTCTTCGTCACCCAGTGGGTGAGCGTCGGACCGCGCTGCTCGATGCGCTCCACACCCTCCATGAACTGGGGAAAGTCCTCGAACTGCGTCCACTGGTTGTACGCCGTGGTGACGGGGACGGCGACCTCGATGGACTCCTCGATCTGCGTCACGATGCCTCCTTCTGTGACGTCGGGCGGTGGTCACGAGGCGGGTGCCCCCGATCGAGGCGGTCAGACATACCCCTTCTGGTGACCGGTCGCGACGGTTGATGTGCAAAAAGTAGCGAAATGCCCCGCTCTGTATCGAGTCGAGGGCCCTGGAGTGACCTGGCTCATAGCGACCCCGAAAGGCGCTTCCCACACTGAAAAGCGGACGAAATGCATCAATCCCCTCGTCCCGCATCCCCGACTCCGTGCTTCCGCGGCCGGCCCCTCCGGCCCGCACGTCGGGGAATCCCCGGCTCCTCAGGAGGTCACTCGCGTGCGTACCGGACCGACCCGTCGTTCCGCCGTCCTGCTGGCATCCGCCCTGACGGGCGCCCTGGCGCTGACCGCCTGCGGCGTCGGCGGCGCCTTCGAGGCGGCGCACGAGAAGAAGACCGCGTCGCAGCCCGTCGCCGCCGTGCAGGCCGTGGCACCGGCCGCGGCGGGGGAGACCTCTCCGCCGGCCGCCCCCACGCCGCAGCCTCCCCAGGTCAACAAGGTGACCGTCACTCCGGGTGACGGCCAGGTCGTCGGCACGGGCATGCCGGTCTCGGTCCTCTTCGACCGT
It includes:
- a CDS encoding sensor histidine kinase; this encodes MNDVTAEAELFVHPALFYRNQSEYLAVNVPFIRAGLDAGEPVAVAVPRENLELLRGELGEDGAPVRFIDMQQAGRNPGRIIPRVLRAFADAHPGAHVRIIGEPVWFGRSAEEYPACVQHEALINHAFTGRRVTIVCPYDTARLAPQVLVDARATHPVVVADGEHLPSGSYAPDHVIASYNQPLSRPSGVPVFSFSFDAALLPDARHFVIEHAVALGLGDGRRDDLTLAVAELTTNSVVHGGGTGVIRIWAEDEHLVWQVEDGGHIGDPLAGRCPPPPDRPGGRGLLLVHYVSDLVRTHTRPGGTTTRCYLRR
- a CDS encoding STAS domain-containing protein, whose product is MRPGDVPYGEGTDYGGPSLRAALCVGLLVERPGLRMAGEVSLSTHPTWEGALESLPGLGKDPCLELAAVTFIDVAGATALACMAQRLGSGRRVIVDRPPPSLRRTLETFWSELAAIEVTV
- a CDS encoding SigB/SigF/SigG family RNA polymerase sigma factor; translated protein: MTSISAAKPATAEPSGTDKSEPLEGALPLLEDAGSVDPKDARALTKIFLDRLGALEEGTHEYQYVRNTLIEMNLSLVRFVAGRFRTRAEQMEDIVQVGTIGLIKAIDRFDLMREVEFTTFAIPYVTGEIKRFFRDTSWAVHVPRRLQELRVELAKATDELSGHLGRSPSVRELAEVMDLSEEEIIEAQIASNGYRANSLDMRAESAPHHQLSSRSWDERIGTVDENLEKVENLHVLKRLLPELDDRERRILGMRFGQEMTQSQIGAELGISQMHVSRLLSRTLGRLRTHMLAEQ
- a CDS encoding hydrophobic protein, which encodes MVPLLLVLLLALLLFGAGFAIKVLWWFAVAVLVIWLLGFVMRSAGTGGSRGRWYRW
- a CDS encoding CsbD family protein translates to MSASEKAKAKGEQTVGKVKKEAGRMVGNESKAAEGRAEEAKGNLRGAKEKVKDAFED
- a CDS encoding SRPBCC family protein, yielding MTQIEESIEVAVPVTTAYNQWTQFEDFPQFMEGVERIEQRGPTLTHWVTKTGGVRREFDAVITEQIPDERVAWTTVAGEVRQAGVVTFHRLTPERTKVMVQFDHDPDGVVDTVGDKLGFVRRQTKGDLERFKSFIESRGLETGQWRGRV